From Nitrospira sp., the proteins below share one genomic window:
- a CDS encoding Do family serine endopeptidase encodes MVIRRQQATKFIIGCGLVVAAAVAGGFMESSVATAASPALAQGFSEIVKKVNPAVVNIAVTGGGGESRRRGLPPGPFGAPPGEEPGGGDLPTPPPMPPGPPGGHGRPDQSAGSGVIFDSNGYIVTNNHVVEGATQITVTLSDRREFTAKTVGTDPKTDLAVIKIDAKDLPALKWAEYEKLQVGDLVLAVGSPFGLSSTVTLGIISALGRGNVGIADYEDFIQTDAAINPGNSGGALVNMNGELIGINTAIFSRTGGSEGIGFAIPSSIAVDIVDSLQKTGKVVRGWMGVAIQEITPALAKSFKLSEQRKGVLISDVNENGPSHAAGIKRGDVVIAFNGKEVSSVSQLRNLVARTMVGKDALVKVLRDGKEQTIAVKVAERPSDELLAKKEAAPQKEQGEAIKPPDNVLASIKIQALDNALMSQLNIPAKTTGVVITAVEAGGPAEAAGLQRGDVIQEVNHETVKTVDEYLKAANKIKKDELAVLLVNRQGNSLFVAVNPK; translated from the coding sequence ATGGTCATTCGGCGTCAGCAGGCGACCAAGTTCATCATTGGTTGTGGACTCGTTGTGGCGGCGGCCGTCGCGGGCGGGTTCATGGAGAGCTCCGTTGCGACTGCGGCCTCTCCGGCCTTGGCCCAGGGCTTCTCTGAAATTGTGAAGAAAGTGAATCCGGCGGTCGTGAATATTGCCGTGACCGGAGGCGGTGGAGAAAGCCGGCGTCGCGGGTTGCCTCCCGGTCCGTTCGGAGCGCCTCCCGGGGAGGAACCGGGCGGGGGCGATTTGCCGACTCCGCCTCCGATGCCTCCAGGGCCTCCAGGCGGACATGGGCGTCCCGATCAAAGCGCCGGATCAGGCGTGATTTTCGATTCGAACGGATACATTGTCACGAACAACCACGTGGTTGAGGGCGCGACCCAGATTACGGTCACGCTGAGTGATCGGCGGGAGTTCACCGCCAAGACGGTGGGAACCGACCCCAAGACCGATCTGGCGGTCATCAAGATCGACGCGAAGGATTTGCCCGCCCTCAAGTGGGCGGAATATGAAAAGCTGCAAGTCGGCGATCTGGTGCTGGCGGTCGGCAGTCCATTCGGGCTGAGTTCCACGGTGACGCTGGGCATTATCAGCGCCTTGGGCCGGGGCAACGTCGGCATTGCCGATTATGAAGATTTCATTCAGACCGATGCCGCGATCAATCCCGGCAATTCCGGCGGCGCGCTGGTGAACATGAACGGCGAGCTGATCGGGATCAATACGGCGATTTTCTCGCGGACCGGCGGGTCGGAAGGCATTGGCTTCGCGATTCCCAGCAGCATTGCGGTCGATATCGTCGATAGCCTCCAGAAAACGGGCAAAGTCGTCCGGGGCTGGATGGGCGTCGCGATTCAGGAAATCACGCCGGCTCTGGCCAAGTCGTTCAAGCTCTCCGAGCAGCGGAAGGGCGTGCTGATCAGCGATGTGAATGAAAATGGGCCGTCGCATGCGGCCGGGATCAAGCGCGGCGATGTGGTCATTGCCTTCAACGGGAAGGAAGTGTCGAGTGTCAGCCAGCTTCGGAATCTCGTGGCGCGCACCATGGTCGGGAAAGATGCCCTGGTGAAGGTGTTGCGCGACGGCAAGGAACAGACGATCGCGGTGAAGGTGGCGGAGCGTCCGTCCGACGAGCTGCTGGCCAAGAAGGAAGCGGCGCCCCAGAAAGAGCAGGGCGAAGCCATCAAGCCGCCGGACAACGTGCTGGCGTCGATCAAGATTCAGGCGTTGGACAATGCGCTGATGAGCCAGCTGAATATTCCGGCCAAGACCACCGGGGTGGTCATCACGGCCGTCGAAGCGGGCGGTCCAGCCGAAGCGGCGGGGTTGCAGCGCGGCGACGTGATTCAGGAAGTCAACCACGAGACCGTGAAGACGGTGGATGAGTACCTGAAGGCGGCCAACAAGATCAAGAAGGATGAACTGGCGGTGCTGCTGGTCAACCGGCAGGGTAACAGCCTGTTCGTGGCAGTCAATCCGAAGTAG
- a CDS encoding caspase family protein has protein sequence MRYSFALIVALTSLTAGCASRFDFPPLGDPLPISATLTIPASIKELRADYMDLCGHPMREPLGTRLDAALIEASSRTFQSVTYGEKSGNAAAALVHFDLADWSFQLQHDRTEKPGTAHIQLHVRIRVSDHTGTLLRASDILVTRQAPLRLEPVQDECAYRLDPLLQEVSVELATKFAMEARQAFSGLLPAKLTTGLTPPPPASPVPTAPSPAAAATLPSKVRFTSMLLDENGSLTLEGGERFRVRVDVANTGSTPVHQARVLLSGPDALLRLFPSTSLTLPPLQPGEVKSVEFLATLPPAIPLKKAELQVTVEESATQAQAQAPAQILAIALQPTGIKADDVDQIPAAAMEFRQPQTYLISIGVSSYRDQRLLPRTFASLDAEMVAAYFIALGGLPASNVRVLQDWTASRSNIDEALLTWLPPQMTKEAVVIVYFSGQAMVDHDGTVLLVPYDGSPTATTRMYSLKDLESALSRLKAKHTILLFDGMVSRLHSDPKTKHLPPRWDSGGASTIRLISGEALGAGLEDDKHHHGLFTYYLLRALRGEADSNRDGAVTLGELSGYVSQKVVWAAKTQFAVDQHPSLFPSAKSDHLPSALVLSKLAAIRGEPVP, from the coding sequence ATGCGTTATTCCTTCGCTCTTATCGTCGCGCTGACCAGCCTCACAGCCGGCTGCGCCAGCCGATTCGACTTCCCGCCTCTCGGGGATCCTCTTCCCATCTCAGCCACACTCACCATCCCCGCTTCCATCAAAGAACTGCGCGCGGACTATATGGATCTCTGCGGGCATCCGATGCGGGAACCGCTGGGAACCCGATTGGACGCCGCGCTGATCGAGGCGTCCTCCCGAACCTTTCAATCGGTCACCTATGGAGAAAAGAGCGGGAACGCTGCCGCAGCGCTCGTGCACTTCGATTTGGCGGACTGGTCCTTTCAGCTTCAGCATGACAGAACAGAGAAACCGGGCACGGCACATATTCAATTGCATGTGCGAATCCGGGTAAGTGATCACACCGGAACGCTTTTGCGCGCATCCGATATCCTGGTGACCCGGCAAGCGCCCCTGCGCCTCGAGCCCGTGCAGGATGAATGCGCGTACAGACTTGATCCGCTGCTCCAAGAGGTCTCCGTGGAACTGGCGACGAAATTCGCCATGGAGGCTCGACAGGCTTTCAGCGGTCTGTTGCCGGCCAAACTCACGACAGGCCTGACGCCCCCCCCGCCGGCCTCTCCGGTCCCAACGGCTCCGAGCCCGGCCGCAGCGGCAACGCTTCCGTCGAAGGTGCGTTTCACCTCCATGCTGCTGGACGAGAACGGCTCCCTCACGCTTGAAGGTGGAGAACGCTTTCGCGTGCGCGTGGATGTGGCCAACACGGGATCCACTCCGGTTCACCAAGCCCGTGTGCTGCTCTCGGGCCCGGACGCACTGTTACGCCTGTTTCCCTCCACCTCGCTCACACTTCCCCCCCTTCAACCAGGCGAGGTGAAATCCGTCGAGTTCCTGGCCACGCTCCCGCCCGCAATCCCTTTGAAAAAAGCCGAGCTGCAGGTGACGGTCGAAGAATCCGCGACACAAGCACAAGCCCAAGCCCCCGCACAGATACTGGCCATCGCCCTACAACCGACCGGCATCAAAGCCGACGACGTCGATCAGATCCCGGCGGCGGCCATGGAGTTTCGCCAGCCGCAGACCTACCTCATCTCCATCGGTGTCAGCTCATACCGGGATCAGCGGCTCTTACCGCGAACATTTGCCTCGCTGGATGCCGAGATGGTCGCCGCCTATTTCATAGCGCTGGGGGGCCTTCCCGCATCGAATGTACGCGTGCTTCAAGATTGGACTGCCTCCCGATCCAATATCGACGAAGCCCTCTTAACCTGGCTTCCACCACAGATGACGAAAGAGGCCGTCGTCATCGTCTACTTCTCCGGCCAAGCCATGGTAGACCATGACGGCACGGTGCTCCTTGTCCCTTACGACGGAAGCCCGACGGCCACGACCCGTATGTATTCCCTGAAGGATTTGGAGTCGGCGCTGTCCCGTCTGAAAGCCAAGCACACGATCTTGCTCTTCGATGGAATGGTTTCGCGGCTTCATAGCGATCCCAAGACCAAACACCTGCCTCCCCGCTGGGACAGTGGCGGGGCCTCCACGATTCGCCTGATCAGCGGGGAAGCCCTCGGCGCAGGCCTTGAGGACGACAAGCATCACCACGGACTCTTTACCTACTATCTCTTGCGGGCCTTGCGCGGAGAAGCAGATTCAAACCGGGATGGCGCGGTGACACTGGGAGAACTGTCCGGCTACGTCAGCCAAAAAGTTGTATGGGCGGCAAAAACCCAATTTGCCGTGGACCAACATCCGTCTCTGTTTCCCTCGGCCAAATCGGATCATCTTCCCTCGGCCCTTGTGCTCAGCAAGCTGGCCGCCATTCGCGGAGAGCCCGTTCCGTAA
- a CDS encoding cytochrome c: MGYFSKFLGISAALLLMSATVAGAAERDPLKPRVPADQMADAKAMKNPVASTPESIAKGKALFEGKGTCFNCHGKEGKGDGPAGAILDPSPRDFTNCKFHKKRKDGELFWVIKNGSAGTGMVSLIPAAVTEEEAWNIINYERSFCKGE, from the coding sequence ATGGGTTATTTCTCAAAGTTCCTGGGAATCAGTGCAGCCTTGCTGCTTATGTCGGCCACCGTGGCGGGTGCAGCGGAAAGAGATCCCCTGAAGCCCCGCGTGCCTGCTGACCAGATGGCGGATGCCAAGGCCATGAAGAATCCGGTCGCGTCGACTCCGGAGAGCATTGCCAAGGGTAAGGCGTTGTTCGAGGGGAAGGGCACCTGCTTCAATTGCCATGGTAAGGAAGGCAAGGGCGATGGACCGGCCGGCGCGATCCTCGATCCGAGCCCCCGGGACTTCACGAATTGCAAGTTCCACAAGAAGCGGAAAGATGGTGAGTTGTTCTGGGTGATCAAGAACGGCAGCGCGGGAACGGGCATGGTGTCTTTGATCCCGGCCGCAGTGACCGAAGAAGAAGCCTGGAACATCATCAACTACGAGCGGAGCTTCTGCAAGGGCGAGTAA
- a CDS encoding DUF4115 domain-containing protein, with amino-acid sequence MESVGEFFKQVRETKGLTVDEVASKTRIRSDFVKALEDGNFAKLPDQVFAKGFVRSYARSLGLDEEDAIHRFAQSAGAFYDKQDERERLKVRQVEEERKRQANRKAVAVAIGIAVLTLIFLLSREQSSVLRRSTSELNTPKRTTSASTEATESAASPGQESARGPAVSGEAPPAPSKPAQEARSIEPASPAGITTKPESEAVSTASPGADGPLGSISIDGGAASLAEDQLVLDLEAVELTWVVVQIDGGSPQEALLRPGEKAHWKGQDQFVLTLGNAGGVRATLNGQPQKPFGPSGKVAHDVVLKR; translated from the coding sequence ATGGAATCAGTCGGCGAATTCTTTAAGCAGGTCCGGGAAACGAAGGGGCTGACGGTTGACGAAGTGGCCTCGAAAACGCGCATTCGCTCGGACTTTGTCAAGGCGCTGGAGGACGGCAACTTCGCAAAATTGCCGGACCAAGTCTTTGCCAAAGGATTTGTCCGGTCCTATGCCCGTTCTCTTGGCCTGGATGAGGAAGACGCCATTCACCGGTTTGCCCAATCAGCCGGGGCCTTTTACGACAAGCAGGATGAACGCGAGCGGCTGAAAGTCCGCCAGGTGGAAGAAGAACGCAAGCGTCAAGCGAACCGGAAGGCGGTTGCGGTGGCGATCGGGATTGCGGTGCTGACGCTCATCTTTCTGCTCAGCCGTGAGCAATCGTCGGTGCTCCGTCGGAGCACATCCGAGTTAAATACTCCCAAGCGCACCACGTCCGCTTCGACAGAGGCCACGGAATCCGCTGCCTCTCCTGGCCAGGAGTCTGCGCGGGGGCCTGCCGTATCGGGCGAGGCTCCTCCGGCTCCGTCCAAGCCGGCTCAAGAGGCGCGCTCAATCGAGCCGGCTTCTCCGGCAGGAATCACCACCAAGCCGGAATCCGAGGCGGTCTCGACCGCGTCGCCTGGAGCTGACGGTCCACTGGGAAGCATCTCGATCGATGGAGGCGCAGCCAGTCTAGCGGAAGACCAATTGGTGCTCGATCTTGAAGCCGTCGAACTGACGTGGGTCGTCGTGCAGATTGATGGTGGAAGCCCGCAGGAGGCCCTCTTGCGTCCCGGTGAGAAGGCGCATTGGAAGGGACAGGATCAATTCGTGTTGACGCTGGGCAATGCGGGCGGTGTGCGGGCCACGCTCAATGGACAGCCGCAAAAGCCGTTTGGTCCAAGCGGAAAAGTGGCGCATGACGTGGTGCTGAAGCGCTAA
- a CDS encoding tetratricopeptide repeat protein, protein MSVWRTCKHMVWLHRAVCGLCAIAGLFALTACATSEESTQKSQGYYQEGLASLNNDRQKAFVSFQKAVQVDPNNKEARYALGHVYAVQGKLKQAEQQFRSAIAIDDVYSEAHTYLGQVLASQGKWDDAIRSYRTALANPLYATPDLARFHLGRALSHQGDFQGAMEALEDAVTVNPASVAPALTHLELGRVYSKLGFTAKAREILGKVLTMDQGGEYAAAATELLARIK, encoded by the coding sequence GTGAGCGTGTGGCGAACCTGTAAACATATGGTCTGGCTCCATCGCGCTGTCTGTGGACTATGCGCCATCGCGGGGCTGTTCGCCTTGACGGCTTGTGCCACCAGTGAGGAATCGACGCAGAAATCCCAAGGGTATTATCAGGAGGGGCTCGCCAGCCTCAACAACGACCGGCAGAAGGCGTTCGTGTCGTTTCAGAAAGCGGTGCAGGTCGATCCGAACAATAAAGAGGCCCGCTACGCCCTCGGCCACGTCTATGCGGTTCAGGGGAAGTTGAAACAGGCCGAGCAACAGTTTCGCTCGGCCATTGCCATTGACGATGTCTATTCAGAAGCGCATACCTACTTAGGCCAGGTGCTGGCCAGCCAAGGGAAATGGGATGACGCGATTCGGTCGTATCGGACGGCCTTGGCCAACCCGCTCTACGCGACGCCGGATTTAGCGCGGTTTCATTTGGGGCGCGCGCTGTCGCATCAAGGAGATTTTCAGGGGGCCATGGAAGCTTTGGAGGATGCGGTGACGGTCAACCCTGCCAGTGTCGCGCCGGCGTTGACTCATCTTGAACTGGGCCGGGTCTATTCGAAGCTGGGATTCACGGCCAAGGCCAGGGAGATATTGGGCAAGGTGCTGACGATGGATCAGGGTGGGGAGTATGCGGCAGCGGCAACGGAACTCTTGGCTCGAATCAAGTAG
- a CDS encoding PfkB family carbohydrate kinase produces the protein MGKLLVVGSVALDTVKTPFGEGTDILGGSATYFSTSASFFTAVSLIAVVGDDFPAQHTAFLKSRGIDLTGLEQRPGATFRWKGEYTHQLNEAHTLDTQLNVFETFRPKIPEAYRSPDVLFLGNIDPELQLDVLQKVERPGLVACDTMNFWINGKRDALWKVLEKVDVLIINDGEARALGQDTNLVKVAKQVLSRGPKHLIIKRGEYGVLMFNEKQVFGAPAFPLEDVRDPTGAGDTFAGGFLGYLSATGNYSPEAMKQAIIFGSVMASFTVEAFSLDRLRILDYKEIEARFREFKRLTHFEDIS, from the coding sequence ATGGGCAAGTTATTGGTGGTCGGGTCTGTGGCGTTGGATACCGTGAAAACGCCTTTCGGGGAGGGGACGGATATTCTCGGCGGCTCGGCGACGTATTTTTCGACGTCGGCGAGTTTTTTTACGGCGGTCAGCCTGATCGCGGTGGTGGGCGACGATTTCCCCGCGCAGCATACGGCCTTTCTCAAGAGCCGGGGGATCGATCTGACGGGGCTGGAACAGCGGCCTGGCGCGACCTTCCGGTGGAAAGGCGAGTACACGCACCAGTTGAACGAAGCGCATACGCTGGACACGCAGCTCAATGTGTTTGAAACGTTTCGGCCCAAGATTCCGGAGGCTTATCGTTCGCCCGATGTGTTGTTTCTCGGCAACATCGATCCGGAGTTGCAGCTGGATGTGTTGCAGAAGGTCGAACGGCCCGGTTTGGTGGCGTGCGACACCATGAATTTCTGGATCAACGGGAAGCGGGATGCCCTGTGGAAAGTCCTGGAGAAAGTCGATGTGCTCATCATCAACGACGGAGAGGCCCGCGCGCTCGGCCAGGACACGAATTTGGTGAAGGTGGCGAAGCAGGTGCTGTCCCGCGGCCCCAAGCATCTCATCATTAAGCGGGGCGAATACGGCGTGCTGATGTTCAACGAGAAGCAGGTCTTTGGCGCGCCGGCCTTTCCGTTGGAGGATGTGCGGGATCCCACGGGCGCCGGCGACACCTTTGCGGGCGGCTTCCTGGGCTATTTATCCGCGACGGGGAACTATTCGCCGGAGGCCATGAAGCAGGCCATCATTTTCGGGAGCGTGATGGCGTCGTTTACGGTAGAAGCCTTTAGTCTTGACCGTTTGCGCATCCTGGATTACAAAGAGATCGAGGCTCGGTTCCGTGAGTTTAAGCGGCTGACGCATTTCGAGGACATTTCGTGA
- the mtnP gene encoding S-methyl-5'-thioadenosine phosphorylase, which produces MAREASRGRAALGVIGGSGLYDIEGLTAVREVRMRTPFGLPSDAIRIGTLDGVPIAFLSRHGRGHKLNPTDINYRANIYAMKALGVQRIISVSAVGSMKESIKPGDVVLPDQFIDLTKRRASTFFEGGVVAHVGFGDPICPTVAQALAWAGQQSGASLQEGGMYLCMEGPQFSTKAESRLYRQWGVDVIGMTNMPEAKLAREAEICYATMALVTDYDCWHETEDAVTVEAILATLHRNVALAKRMLRAVVPRLGAAVSTCGCQQALQTAIVTAPECISAACRKKLGLFLDRLALPKKGNR; this is translated from the coding sequence ATGGCACGGGAGGCAAGTCGTGGACGGGCGGCGTTGGGAGTCATCGGCGGGAGCGGGTTATATGATATCGAAGGGCTGACCGCTGTTCGGGAAGTGCGCATGCGCACCCCGTTCGGCCTGCCCTCGGATGCGATCCGGATCGGGACGCTGGATGGCGTCCCCATCGCGTTTCTGTCCCGCCATGGGCGCGGGCACAAGCTGAATCCCACGGACATTAATTATCGCGCCAACATCTATGCGATGAAGGCGCTGGGGGTGCAGCGGATCATTTCGGTGAGCGCCGTCGGCAGCATGAAAGAATCGATCAAGCCGGGTGATGTCGTGCTACCCGATCAGTTCATCGACCTCACCAAGCGCCGCGCGTCCACGTTTTTCGAGGGCGGTGTGGTGGCGCATGTCGGATTTGGCGATCCGATTTGTCCAACCGTGGCGCAGGCGCTGGCGTGGGCCGGGCAGCAGTCCGGAGCCTCGCTCCAGGAGGGCGGCATGTATCTCTGCATGGAGGGGCCTCAGTTTTCCACGAAGGCCGAGTCGCGCCTGTACCGCCAATGGGGTGTCGATGTGATCGGCATGACGAATATGCCGGAGGCGAAGCTGGCCCGGGAGGCGGAGATATGTTATGCCACGATGGCGTTGGTGACGGATTACGATTGCTGGCATGAGACGGAAGACGCCGTCACGGTCGAAGCCATTCTCGCGACGTTGCATCGGAACGTGGCGCTGGCCAAACGGATGTTACGGGCGGTGGTGCCGCGCCTCGGGGCCGCCGTGTCAACCTGTGGCTGTCAGCAGGCGTTGCAGACCGCCATCGTCACGGCGCCGGAGTGCATCTCTGCGGCTTGTCGGAAGAAATTGGGCCTGTTTCTTGATCGCCTGGCCCTCCCGAAGAAAGGAAACAGGTAA
- the miaA gene encoding tRNA (adenosine(37)-N6)-dimethylallyltransferase MiaA yields the protein MRVLSESVLRHRPLAVLLGPTAVGKSAVGVQVAKRYGTEILTADSRQVYRGMDIGTDKPPPEERRGVPHRLIDLADPDEVFNTGRYRREAEGEIERAFGARRLPFVVGGTGLYIRTLIRGMCEAPEANQEVRQALYRIVQERGREGLYAELVRVDPVTAAKLHPNDESKIIRAVEVYRLSGVPLSSLQAQHAFQGAGFATLLIGLQRSKESMYRRIEARIDWQLSHGMIEETRALLAKGYGRQLGSMKGLGYRHIAAHLAGEYDAAEMVRRFKQDTRHFAKRQLTWFRKEPGIIWLFVEEHESTERIADRVIGQIEQFLTALESANPLARAVGQDT from the coding sequence ATGCGAGTATTATCCGAGTCTGTGCTGCGGCATCGTCCATTGGCCGTGTTGTTGGGGCCCACGGCTGTGGGCAAAAGCGCCGTGGGCGTGCAGGTGGCGAAGCGGTACGGCACGGAGATTCTGACGGCGGACTCGCGGCAGGTGTACCGGGGGATGGATATCGGGACGGACAAGCCGCCGCCTGAAGAGCGCCGCGGTGTGCCGCATCGTCTGATTGATCTTGCCGATCCCGATGAGGTGTTCAATACCGGGCGGTACCGGCGGGAGGCGGAGGGGGAGATCGAGCGGGCGTTCGGTGCGCGCCGGTTGCCGTTCGTGGTCGGCGGGACGGGGCTCTATATCAGGACCTTGATCCGGGGAATGTGCGAGGCGCCGGAGGCGAACCAGGAGGTCCGGCAAGCCCTCTATCGGATCGTTCAGGAACGGGGCCGCGAGGGGTTGTATGCCGAACTGGTTCGAGTGGACCCGGTCACGGCGGCGAAGCTGCATCCGAACGATGAGTCGAAAATCATCCGGGCGGTGGAGGTCTATCGCCTGTCCGGAGTCCCGCTCTCCAGCCTGCAGGCGCAGCATGCGTTTCAGGGAGCGGGGTTTGCCACGCTGCTCATCGGGCTTCAACGGTCGAAAGAGAGTATGTATCGCCGGATCGAAGCGCGCATCGATTGGCAGTTGTCGCATGGCATGATAGAAGAGACGCGCGCGCTGTTGGCGAAGGGATACGGCCGGCAGCTTGGCTCCATGAAAGGGCTGGGGTACCGGCATATCGCGGCGCATCTGGCGGGTGAGTATGATGCGGCTGAGATGGTGCGGCGGTTCAAGCAGGACACGAGACACTTCGCCAAGCGGCAGCTCACCTGGTTTCGGAAAGAACCGGGCATCATCTGGCTCTTTGTCGAGGAGCATGAATCGACCGAGCGGATTGCCGATCGCGTGATCGGACAGATCGAACAGTTCCTGACGGCGTTGGAATCCGCGAATCCGCTGGCAAGGGCCGTTGGCCAGGACACATGA